The Onychostoma macrolepis isolate SWU-2019 chromosome 18, ASM1243209v1, whole genome shotgun sequence genome includes the window AGTAGAGAGGAGAATGAAAGGAAAGAGAGAATAAAGAGGGGTGCAGTACATTCTCTTTTTATACCCTTGCAAGATCAGATATGCTGATTAAGTATACAAAAGGCCAATGTGCTAAGCAAAGCTGTTTCTATGCATTAGAGGGGCAGAACAACTCTGTTCTTCATCAAATGTAACATGTTCCAAAGTTCAGACATGACCTAATACATGTGACATTCAAGTAAGATTAGATTGTGGTTTCTCACCCCTTCATGTACCAAAATGATATCTCTTTTAGTAACTCAGACATCCTGCAAGCCTGACAACTGTTCTTCCATCAGATAGCAAGAGTACAAAAGGGTACACATGAAATCATCATGAAAGACATTCTTAGTGAACCCTTTGTGTCCCTAACACAAAGGTATCATATATCATTGCATGGACTGCTATGGTACTACTACTGCTATTTTATGGTTATATTTCTTGTAATTTTGGAACTTGATCATCTCAATCACCATTTGATTTCATAATTCTGTATGGAAAAAAAGCAGCAGGAACATTCTGCATGCTGTCTCCTTTTGCCTCTCACAGAAGAAGAAAGTCATTACAGCTTTGTAATAATATCAGGGTGAggaaatgataacagaattttcactttggGGTGTAAAGTTAAGGTAAAGGGTGTAAAGAGAATTAAAGTAACGTACTACTGTAACATTTTTGTCTTTCAGATCATATCGAAAACCTCATGTTTTAAACCAGTAACTTATTTCATATTCAGTATTCTCCCTAGACCTGTTGTAAAATTAGAATCAGAGCTAGAAAGCGTTGTAAAATTCATAGACGTTAGATTAGTTCAGCAATTACAGTACACACTCTCATCAGCCCTTCAATTTCACCTCAGATTTAACATAACAACTGGCACTTACTGAGACACATTACtcaacattacacacacacaaagataaattatgcagtttgtaAGTCAATCAgatctttttacattttacatgtaTTCTTAAATGAGCTTCAAATGACCCTCAAACCCAATATTGGAGAAAACGCTGAGACCTTCAGCTACAATAACTGAAATGATAAAGATGAAAGCAGCGGGAATTACTGGAATGAGTGTTAATAAAGAGTTGCTTCTCAATCAGAGGAGGCATGCGCATTTCAAAACACTCTGCAGTTGAAGTAATAAATGCAGAGAcctctttattttaaaatcagtgtGCTTCCAAGTTTAGAGGAGGCTGATGATGGGTCAGTCAGGTAAAAGAATGAGGGTATATTACAAGCACCAAAACTCCACAGTATAACACATTGTTATGACATAGCAGATTGTGCTTAAATTAGGTCATTTCAGACTGATATGGTAGAAGATACAAGGTCACAACAGGTTATAGTGGAtattttgttgtcatttgtttatccatttgtttttgtgattcATTTCTGAGGCATAAACAGACAGATGGCTTCAGTCTGCATGTCACCATTGGCTCTGCCAGTCTTCATTTGCCATTTGGGAATCTCCTTGTCATAGTTAGAATATGTAGTCTGGCATCataatatttatgaaatgtTCTGCAAAAGACTGATCCTGGGAACACTGAGCCTTTTGCTGAGGGGGATATACGCCACATCTGATTTGCACAGCTGACAGTGTTCACTTGAATAGTTGACTGTAGATGTGTATAACATTTAGCATTTAACAGTCACTTAGAGTTCAGGGCTGAAAAGGCACAATTAGTCATTAAACAGACTTGTCTACATTTTTGATTACCTCAGGGTGAATAAATATAAAgcaaattttcatatttttggggtgaactagaCATTTAAAGGTTTGTTTATATTAGgcattttgaatgtatttaatGGTATTTAAAAAGTAGTTTTGCTCGTAATCTGCTGACCTGTTGAATTCCCCAACAGATGTTCCTGTTTCACAATGTGACCATCACGGTGCCAGCCAATTTCACTCAGTGCACTACTCGAGGGAGCTTTGTCAAACACTGGCAGGAGACCATCTACAAtatgtttactttcatttgcCTCTTCCTGATTCCTCTGGCCATCATGATCTGCTGCTACACAAGGATCTTGGTGGAGATCTCTCAAAGGATGACCAAAGGAAACAGTAGGTGGCGTTTAATTTGAAACGAGGCTAATGTTACATACAATATCAATGAGTCCTATTAGCATATGAATCAGCatgttcaaaatattaaacttGAAGTGAATTGTCATGTttcgattattaaaatgtagatGCACCCTAATTCAGGGTTTTCGAATATTGACCAATATTCTGCTAAAATAAAGGCTTGAGGATTTGAAATGTTCAAAATTCCTGAAAGTGAAGAATTTaagatataaatatttatattgtaactTGTATTATTCTAATTATTACAACTACAAGTTTACTTACATACTTGAGAACCGTAAACATATCAtcaaattattgaaatattaacttaaaatctcaaggtagcctacttcaaataaatattttatgtcaaGAGGGTTTGATgacaaaaaagtttgggaactcCTGCCCTGATTAAATATTCCTCCAGTCAAAGTAGATAAATCTTTCAGTGTGAACCAATTTAATAGTTGAACCGACTCAACagaatcattttaaaagaatgAATAATTCATGAATCTGACATCACTTTTAGGTCACGCTCTACACTTAAAATAACAATGAATTAAGTAAAACGTAAGTTTCCCAAACTgaaattgctaaaaaaaaaaaaagtcaatagagtacagatatttaaaaatttggACTTTCATTATAAGAAGTCACGAATTACAGTTGAAAAATTCTTTAGaatagaaatgaaatgaaagtcaTATAGGCTTTAAATgacttgagggtgaataaatgatggtaaactatccctttaaatactgTAGTGAAGTAAAATACTTAactaaaaatgatattttcacTGCAAATTTATACTCTTCTTGCTTTTACAGTATCATCAAAGGAAGTCCACTTACGGCGTTCCAACAGCAACATCCCAAAGGCCCGTATGAGGACTTTAAAAATGAGCATAGTTATAGTGACCTCTTTCATAGTTTGCTGGACGCCGTACTACTTGCTGGGTCTCTGGTACTGGTTCCTTCCTGAGGATTTAGAAGAGACTGtttctcactcactcactcacatacTGTTTATTTTTGGACTCTTCAATGCGATTCTGGATCCCATCACTTATGGCCTCTTTACCATCCATTTCCGTAAAGGACTGAAGCGCTACTGTCGCAACGCAGTGGTACTCACAGAGTCAGAGAATAATTCCATCTTGACGGGCTCATTGAAATGCTCACCATCCCCGTTTCGCATGAAAAGAGTGACCCAGACCGGTCCAGGAGCTGACCCGGAGCAGAATGCGGTGAGTGGGGAAGATAAGAAGCCAGCTGACAGTGAAAACAAGGAATAGTGGCAACCCTACCAATCCAGCCTTGAAAGTGTCATTTGATTAAAGATACGGATGTGACAAGACAGGCCCTGTACTGGCAGTCTAGCTGCTCGCAAGAACAATGAGACAACAACACACTCCTGCCTGTTCTCCTCAACCGTGTTAGACAGATTCCAATTGAGCCCAAGTGTGTCACATCTTTTGATTAATTCGCTGATGAGCTGCCTCAATTACTCAGTTATATTTAATACCCATCTATTTTCCTGATACAGGTGATTAAGTTTTGTAATCATTTGCTCTTTACTAAATACGCCAATCACACTGCAGATTAATTAGACCATTTCTACTTGTGGCTTTTGTTGAAAATGTCATTTACATCAAGGGTTTTTTACATCTCATCTGCAGCATCTCCACCTGCTATCACAAAGGGCATCGCTCTTGAATTACTGAAGACATTTGTTTCATCTACAAACAAATAAGATGTGTGGATTTAGCGTTTTGAGATATTACAAAAGCAAATTCATGTACACTTGTTCTTGAATAATTGCCTGGTGTTAATTGGAAGCGTTCAGTCGTATCTTTTGAGGAATCCTAACCCAGACCCTTGGGATGCTATCGTTTAAGGTGTAGACTTTTTATTGGATGGATTCAGAAACACTAACCAGCCACAAGAGATCTTGCATTTGAAGTGTGTGCTAGTATTACTGGGCAGTCTGAACTCATTAGAATCTGTATTTATGGtgtatacacatacattttttgtatatttggaTGTAGGctgaaatgaaaatacaatatggATGTACTGACAGCATCAAAAATGTGAACatgtttaattgtaaaaatcTTTATGAATCCTTTATATTTaggttttataaaatgtatatttacgggacattttataattatacatattttgaagCCCACTCGTACCATAAACCTAACCACTATTCAACAATATAGAAATGTAGACAGATAAATGCATAGCGACAGTCATTATACCTCAatataccgttcaaaagtttgatacttttattcagcaagaattaAACTGgccaaaatgacagtaaaaagagaaaaacttcTAATACTGCAAAAgatttcatttaaatgctgttcttcctACTCATCAAAAAAATACATCCCAAAAAAGAACATTAAGCAGCAATGGTACTTGAGCTccaagtcagcatattagaatgatttctgaagaatcattgaaaactggagcaatggctgctgaaaattcagcaaaaataaatataaaaaattaaataaattaaaattgtaataatattttgcaatattagttttcactgtatttttgatcaaataaatgcagccttggtgagtataagagactacTTTTAAATACGAGAAAAAAATCTTGTTGGAACGATAATGTGTATATTGTTTAATCGTCCTAGAAAATCCTTCAAAATTAGAATACAGCACCAGACTTTGCACAGAAAAGAATACAGAGGtaaatacaaatgaataaaccAATTCACTTAATATTTGATCAGTTTAAAAGGACTTAGTATCTCTTTTCATATATAGAAAGCTTGCATTTTGCATGCTGTCAATACTtcaataatgtacatttgaatgtctacacaaacatacataaataaactgTATGTGTGCCAGAACCAcactttacattataaataccAACACATTTATGAAGTGACATTGCGCTGAGGCCAACACCATACCATCATTCCTTGCAATTACAACAAACTATTTagctttaaaatgatatttgatTGACGCATGAGTATGTGTTTACATCATACTTCTCAGGGAAGGTGCTTCTTTTGTCACAGGGTATTGAAGTCCAACTGGAGACTGACAAACTGTAAAGCTTTCCTCATCTTCATGTCAGGTGAATAATATCATCTCTGTTGATGTGACGTTACGTGCTCTGACAGTGCTCTATAATCAACAGAACCATGATCGTTTCTGTGTGATCAAGTGTGTATTTCTGAGAGAGTCATGTGACATCCACTAGTTGTGCTTCTTGTGTTTGCTGTGTCACTACAGGGTGTACTTAGGCCTTAATGACCTAGATTTTCAACTTCAGTAAATGTAATAGCCCTGCGAGAAAGTGTACCGAGGAAGAAAATGAAAGGGGAGGGAGTCTTTTCTGTCAGTCTGTCATGGGTGAAGAGAATTTATATCTATACACTTGCGTATGTATGTACATATAGCATCTAGCCATTAAGTGAACCACAGCTGCACTTTAATGTTCTCAGTTGGAAACATTACATACGCATTGAGGCTACAACAGTGCTTGATGGTTCTGCAGCAGggtttaaaatgtgtttaggTATTGTCTGCCTGAttttctcattctcattctaTCCATTATATATACTTGCTGAAGAGAAGGATTAAGAGATTACATGGAGAAAACAACATTACTGCATCATGATGTGAATATGATATGGTATTTATATGACATTAATCTAACAAAAATGTGGCAACGTTAACACCTTATTTAAATGCATGATGTGTTTATGAGAAATAGAAGAAAGGTAAAgctgttcttttcttttgttgtgCATGATATATGATTATATTGTATTGCGTTTCCTTATGTTGTATGTTCTGGGTTATGTGGAGCAGTAATAAACATATTACGTTCATTTACCTAATTTATCCACAACTTGTTGaatattaatgataaatgtgtaaacagtcttaaaataatttcaaaccaTTCTGTTGTGGCttgtaataaatttgcaaacCACATTAATGGCAATTATCATGTTCCTGAGAATACATAAATCAAGCCAAGTGAAACCCAAAAAGCTGAGAAGAAACCTACAACTGCAAAAGCATAcattttgtttctttcattGTTCAAGCACATTCACTCTTTTACACTTTGTTCAAGGTTCTTCAAGATGCTGCTTTCTTTGCAGCATATTAGCCAtgaacaccttttttttttttttttttggctgtaaTGGGCTCTTGAGTTGGTTTCATGGTTCTTTTATAATCCCCATCAAATCACtgattttaaccctttaagtgcccctattatgccttTTTGaatattacctttcatgcagtgtgtcatGTTAGCTGTATGTGAACATAAAATATCTGAAAAGTTGACAGTGCaagataaataaagttattgtctatcaaaaaaaaaaaaaaaaaatcgcctaGATGAGTCATCAATAATTCGAATCTTATTCTGTTACCGGTCGTAACAGAATAAGATTCGAATTCCTGACGACTCGTTTAGGAGATTGCGAgccgactttttttttttttaacttaatttacgGCTGTACATCGCGAAGtatacatttgcataatgtgCGCCCATGGGCTGTCATTCCCGCTGTACGCGGTAGACCAATCACAAAGGACTGCGCCATCTGTCCAATCACAGCAATGAGGGCTCACGGAAAGGAGGGGTTTAGAGAGACTTCTTAGGAGACTCATAAGACAATATTATCAACCATAAAAATGacataggggcactttaaaactCATCTTTGATAACCAAAATGACATACTTAACCATTTCTCCCCTGGGATGTCTTAAAATGGCTTGAATATAACTCTACACCTTTACCTCTTTTAGTGTATTTGTTTTGTAGTCAGCAGTACACACATAACACAATACAGACTTGTGTTAAATTCCTTAAATCCACACTATCTTGTCTTTCACTCGGTTAACTGAAATAGTAAATGATACACAATGGCAAGTGGCAATATAAGATTAATTCAGCCATATCCAGATACTGATTCTGAATAACAAGACGGAAGAGTGAATTATGTGTCGATTTATTAGAATggtaatgcattttatgtattgCTCTCTACAACATTGAACACGTAATGGTAATTAATACCATTAGCCTTTGACTTGACTATGTTATCAAACATCTAATAATGTGTTGCTAATGTTATGCAAaccttgttttattattattaaaaattaagaattttcaTTATAGGTTTTATGGTTTCTTCAGCAGCACATTTGTCCTGAAAAACtagaaaataaatctaaaaaaaacaaaactgtttggttCAAACTAGAACCTTAACATTTATAGCTGAAAatgagtcaaaaaaaaaaaaaaacaagtgccCAAGGCTTTTGTGTTCATGTGATATCAATAGGCAAGTGTGTCCTGAAGCTTTGTTCAGTGACGGTATGAGTAACGA containing:
- the gnrhr4 gene encoding gonadotropin releasing hormone receptor 4 codes for the protein MNDSSPTSENIMFHQLTADALNGSCDYTLPTCNNSTGEAALQLPTFSMAAKVRVIITFTLCAVSAVCNLSVLWAASTNNKRKSHVRILIMNLTVADLLVTFIVMPVDAAWNITVQWLAGDLACRLLMFLKLVAMYSCAFVTVVISLDRQSAILNPLAINKAKKKNKIMLSVAWVMSVVLSVPQMFLFHNVTITVPANFTQCTTRGSFVKHWQETIYNMFTFICLFLIPLAIMICCYTRILVEISQRMTKGNISSKEVHLRRSNSNIPKARMRTLKMSIVIVTSFIVCWTPYYLLGLWYWFLPEDLEETVSHSLTHILFIFGLFNAILDPITYGLFTIHFRKGLKRYCRNAVVLTESENNSILTGSLKCSPSPFRMKRVTQTGPGADPEQNAVSGEDKKPADSENKE